From the Iodobacter fluviatilis genome, one window contains:
- the metX gene encoding homoserine O-succinyltransferase MetX, which produces MQLPRSVGLVTAQKAVFDEPITLSSGTILPYYELVYETYGTLNADASNAILVCHALSGNHHVAGRYSVDDKNPGWWDSMIGPGKPIDTDKFFVIGLNNLGGCHGSTGPSSINPATGQPYGSTFPLVLVRDWVETQKRLADRLGIVQFAAVIGGSLGGMQALRWSITHPERVRHCLVIASAPKLTAQNIAFNDVARQAILTDPDFHGGDYYQHNTLPRRGLRLARMLGHITYLSDDGMGEKFGRLLRSGEYKYGFEVEFEIESYLRYQGDKFAEVFDANTYLLMTKALDYFDPARHYNNDLVAALSEAKAQFLVVSFTTDWRFSPARSKEIVKALLAAKRQVSYAEIESEHGHDAFLMEDPPYHAIMRNYMQRIAKEIAQ; this is translated from the coding sequence ATGCAGCTACCTCGCAGCGTTGGTTTAGTCACCGCTCAAAAAGCGGTTTTTGACGAGCCAATTACTTTATCTTCCGGCACTATCCTGCCGTATTACGAGTTGGTTTATGAAACCTATGGCACGCTAAATGCCGATGCATCGAATGCCATTCTGGTTTGCCATGCTTTGTCGGGTAATCACCACGTAGCGGGCCGCTATAGCGTCGATGATAAAAATCCGGGCTGGTGGGATAGCATGATTGGCCCGGGCAAGCCCATTGATACCGATAAATTCTTTGTGATCGGGCTTAATAATCTGGGTGGCTGTCATGGTTCAACCGGCCCTTCTTCGATTAATCCGGCTACAGGCCAGCCCTATGGTTCGACTTTCCCGTTGGTCTTGGTGAGAGATTGGGTAGAAACGCAAAAACGCCTGGCCGATCGCTTAGGGATTGTGCAGTTTGCAGCGGTGATTGGCGGTAGCTTGGGTGGCATGCAGGCATTACGCTGGTCTATTACTCATCCGGAGCGGGTGCGCCATTGTCTCGTGATTGCTTCAGCGCCTAAATTAACCGCGCAAAATATTGCCTTTAATGATGTGGCCCGCCAGGCGATTTTGACCGACCCTGATTTTCACGGTGGCGATTATTATCAGCACAATACCCTGCCACGCCGTGGCCTACGATTAGCCCGCATGCTGGGGCATATTACTTATCTAAGCGACGATGGAATGGGCGAGAAATTTGGCCGTCTATTGCGCTCGGGTGAATATAAATACGGCTTTGAAGTGGAATTCGAAATCGAATCCTATCTGCGTTATCAGGGCGATAAATTTGCCGAAGTATTTGATGCCAATACTTATTTATTAATGACCAAGGCGCTGGATTATTTTGATCCGGCCCGTCATTACAATAATGATTTAGTCGCCGCTTTAAGTGAAGCCAAGGCGCAATTCTTGGTGGTTTCATTTACCACCGACTGGCGTTTTTCTCCTGCCCGGTCAAAAGAAATTGTTAAAGCGCTGCTTGCAGCCAAGCGTCAGGTTTCTTATGCCGAGATCGAATCAGAACATGGCCATGACGCCTTCTTAATGGAAGATCCGCCTTATCACGCCATTATGCGCAACTATATGCAGCGGATTGCGAAGGAGATTGCCCAATGA
- a CDS encoding glycosyltransferase family 2 protein — protein MISIITAIHNQLAVNQLFWENLQRYTHHPFELIIIDNGSNDGSAEFFDSVGVTVIRNHANYAYPHSQNQGIAIAKYDWLAFLNNDIIVSPQWDLKLIESMTANGLEVATVCGIEQIENALATKKLKHRWQKIKNILGLFGFNRTTLSWMHKLMYRNWEGFCLDRQTRFKQQIKEGFVGNTVMIARSALAKIGEWDERIQAADFDLYLRTKKREQEVGDMRAMHVCLDVFIHHYIRLTMKAGYPPFADREQLIALEDKWSDAERAQLQQLNK, from the coding sequence ATGATCAGCATTATTACGGCCATCCATAATCAATTAGCAGTGAATCAACTCTTTTGGGAAAACCTGCAACGTTATACCCATCACCCCTTTGAGCTGATTATTATTGATAATGGCTCAAACGATGGCAGCGCAGAGTTTTTTGATTCGGTGGGTGTAACGGTGATTCGCAATCATGCGAATTACGCTTATCCGCATAGCCAGAATCAGGGTATTGCTATTGCAAAATATGACTGGCTTGCTTTTCTGAATAATGACATTATCGTATCCCCCCAATGGGACCTGAAGCTGATTGAATCGATGACGGCGAATGGCTTAGAGGTGGCGACGGTTTGTGGAATTGAGCAAATTGAAAATGCCCTAGCGACTAAAAAGCTGAAGCACCGCTGGCAAAAAATTAAAAACATCCTCGGCTTATTTGGTTTTAATCGCACCACACTCAGCTGGATGCATAAGCTGATGTATCGCAATTGGGAAGGTTTTTGCCTTGATCGGCAAACACGATTTAAGCAGCAGATTAAAGAAGGTTTTGTGGGTAATACGGTGATGATTGCCCGCAGTGCTCTGGCTAAAATTGGCGAGTGGGATGAGCGTATTCAGGCCGCCGATTTCGATTTATATCTGCGTACAAAAAAGCGTGAACAGGAAGTAGGCGATATGCGCGCCATGCATGTTTGCTTGGATGTATTTATCCACCACTATATTCGTTTGACCATGAAAGCAGGTTATCCGCCTTTTGCAGACAGAGAGCAGCTGATTGCTCTGGAAGATAAATGGTCGGATGCAGAGCGGGCGCAATTACAGCAATTAAATAAATAA
- a CDS encoding O-antigen ligase family protein has translation MNLNITRQPLLWFAFLAGFAIPVSTAMQNISAGVLVLFAIFTPEIRQHIGNALRQPLIQACLLMYSLFVLGVFWTDASINDALGMLLKMRAYLLAPLFFAVCTLAPVRQYLLAGFGLGAAITLVLSIGSGLSGTPIIQGAIGDYSVFRTHTYHSTFVSFLACGIAAYWMAGRLPKQWRWPAAITIALCIFDVFFMVKGRTAQVLLLLLLGLLVVLWQGRRGFFIALIAAAVMAPVLYFGSSSLRSGMNTVQSDVQNYEKGDIDTSVGLRLFFHKVAKDLIKEAPVLGHGTGSYKQNYLKNAGDSEVRRSFANPHNDYLWLGVELGMVGMLSLILVLLATVKQAFNTVSAERWLGLLLVCSYGISTLANSFFTDNITGLAYVLLACALLAGSSFQRKVSL, from the coding sequence ATGAATTTAAATATCACTCGGCAGCCGTTGCTGTGGTTTGCTTTTTTGGCAGGTTTTGCCATTCCTGTTTCTACAGCTATGCAAAATATCAGCGCGGGGGTATTAGTTTTATTCGCTATTTTTACGCCAGAAATTCGCCAGCATATTGGCAATGCATTGCGCCAGCCTTTGATTCAGGCCTGTCTTTTGATGTATTCGCTGTTTGTATTGGGCGTATTCTGGACCGATGCATCAATCAATGATGCGCTCGGCATGTTGCTTAAAATGCGGGCATATTTATTAGCGCCTTTGTTTTTTGCCGTATGCACCTTAGCCCCTGTCCGTCAGTATTTATTAGCCGGATTTGGCTTAGGAGCGGCGATTACCCTTGTGCTTTCAATTGGTAGTGGCCTCAGTGGCACGCCTATTATTCAGGGTGCAATCGGCGATTATTCTGTGTTTAGAACACATACCTATCACAGTACCTTTGTGAGTTTTCTGGCTTGCGGTATTGCCGCTTATTGGATGGCGGGGCGTTTGCCCAAGCAATGGCGCTGGCCTGCGGCAATCACGATAGCCCTGTGTATTTTTGATGTGTTTTTTATGGTGAAAGGGCGCACGGCGCAAGTATTGCTGCTTTTATTATTGGGTTTATTAGTGGTGTTATGGCAGGGCAGGCGCGGTTTTTTTATTGCGCTGATTGCTGCTGCAGTCATGGCCCCCGTACTTTATTTTGGCTCTAGCTCATTGCGCTCAGGCATGAATACGGTGCAAAGTGATGTGCAAAACTATGAAAAAGGGGATATTGATACCTCGGTAGGTTTACGATTATTTTTTCATAAAGTAGCTAAAGACTTAATTAAAGAGGCTCCGGTTTTAGGGCACGGTACTGGCAGCTATAAACAGAATTATTTAAAAAATGCCGGGGATTCCGAAGTACGCCGCTCTTTTGCAAATCCGCATAATGATTATTTATGGCTGGGTGTAGAGCTGGGTATGGTGGGGATGCTTTCTTTGATCTTAGTTTTACTTGCTACCGTTAAACAGGCTTTCAATACCGTTTCGGCGGAGCGCTGGCTGGGTTTGTTGTTGGTGTGCTCTTATGGGATATCGACTTTAGCCAATTCCTTTTTTACCGATAATATTACGGGCCTGGCTTATGTTTTATTGGCTTGCGCCTTATTGGCGGGATCCAGTTTTCAGCGTAAGGTTTCTTTATGA
- a CDS encoding glycosyltransferase — translation MKVSGFTFLRNGTLLGYPYIESLKSLLSVCDEVVVAVGKSDDDTLERVRSIGDARIRVIETTWNEDMKDRGYVYAQQKMIAQFNCSGDWAFYLEGDEVIHEEDAVKIRAAMEKHLANPEVEALVFDYHHFYGCPDLVAKSPAWYRRAPRIIRNTIRSWAPDGLFWVVMHQNKRGRYPNAALVGCPIYHYGHVRSSEKMNEKIRQVSRYWNHTPKAHVYNQIDASILQPFHGKHPAIVQPWFQDYAELVFTADPQYRLSKREKRHRWQMKVEKLLGRDLTKKHYRLVAA, via the coding sequence ATGAAAGTTAGCGGCTTTACCTTCCTGCGCAATGGCACTCTGCTTGGCTATCCCTATATTGAAAGTTTAAAAAGCTTACTTAGCGTTTGCGATGAAGTGGTCGTGGCGGTGGGTAAAAGCGATGACGATACTTTGGAGCGTGTTCGCTCTATTGGCGATGCACGGATTCGGGTGATTGAAACCACCTGGAATGAAGATATGAAAGACCGTGGCTATGTCTACGCTCAGCAAAAAATGATTGCTCAGTTTAATTGCAGCGGTGATTGGGCGTTTTATCTGGAAGGCGATGAAGTTATTCACGAAGAAGACGCGGTTAAGATACGCGCCGCAATGGAAAAGCATTTAGCCAATCCAGAGGTTGAAGCGCTGGTATTTGATTATCACCATTTTTATGGCTGCCCGGATTTAGTAGCAAAAAGCCCTGCATGGTATCGCCGCGCGCCAAGGATTATTCGCAATACGATTCGCAGCTGGGCACCCGATGGCTTATTTTGGGTGGTGATGCATCAAAATAAACGAGGCCGTTATCCGAATGCCGCTTTAGTGGGCTGTCCGATTTATCATTATGGTCATGTGCGGTCCAGCGAAAAAATGAATGAAAAAATTCGTCAGGTTTCCCGCTATTGGAACCACACACCCAAGGCGCACGTTTACAACCAAATTGATGCCAGTATTTTGCAGCCCTTTCATGGTAAGCATCCGGCTATTGTGCAGCCATGGTTTCAGGATTATGCCGAATTAGTCTTTACAGCTGATCCGCAATATCGCTTATCCAAACGCGAAAAACGTCATCGCTGGCAAATGAAAGTAGAAAAACTACTGGGCCGCGATTTAACTAAAAAACATTATCGACTGGTGGCGGCATGA
- a CDS encoding glycosyltransferase family 2 protein: MLKISGLIITFNEAHNIVECLRSMKQVCDDIVVVDSCSSDNTAELARQEGATVISQPFLGDGPQRSVGLPHCRHDWVLNLDADERLEDDLVAYLKNTDLSQQNVSAIETRRRNYIGNQTTRFAGQYPDYVRRIFNKTQVDFSPVAAHTKIQSNSLKQIPAHITHYSYKDYPDIFKRACLYGTWQAQTIAKTNKKVGPFTPGFHCLFSFLKHYVIKLGFLAGHDGLAISLGKAVASYIKYAHAIELRRNKN, translated from the coding sequence ATGTTAAAAATAAGTGGTCTGATTATTACGTTTAATGAAGCGCACAATATCGTTGAATGCCTGCGCTCCATGAAACAGGTTTGCGATGATATTGTGGTGGTTGATTCTTGCAGTAGTGATAACACCGCGGAATTAGCGAGACAAGAAGGTGCAACGGTGATTTCACAGCCCTTCCTGGGCGATGGTCCGCAGCGCAGCGTGGGTCTGCCACATTGCCGCCACGATTGGGTACTGAATTTAGACGCCGATGAGCGTTTAGAAGACGATTTGGTCGCCTATTTAAAAAACACCGATTTAAGCCAGCAAAATGTCAGCGCCATTGAAACACGCCGCCGCAATTATATCGGCAATCAAACCACCCGCTTTGCCGGGCAATATCCGGATTATGTGCGGCGCATTTTTAATAAAACACAGGTGGATTTTTCACCTGTCGCTGCGCACACCAAAATTCAAAGCAATTCTTTAAAACAAATACCCGCGCATATTACCCATTATTCTTATAAAGATTATCCGGATATCTTTAAACGAGCCTGCCTCTACGGCACATGGCAGGCACAAACTATTGCCAAAACCAATAAAAAAGTCGGCCCATTCACGCCCGGATTTCATTGCCTTTTTTCGTTTTTAAAACATTATGTGATTAAACTGGGCTTTCTGGCAGGACACGATGGATTAGCGATCTCGCTAGGCAAAGCCGTCGCGTCTTACATCAAATATGCCCATGCGATTGAATTACGCCGAAATAAAAACTAA
- a CDS encoding CobW family GTP-binding protein has product MNRTPVNLISGFLGVGKTTAMMKLLAAKPQDEYWAVVVNEFGEVGIDGASLSVAADGLQVAEVPGGCICCTTSPMLRVTLTKLLKGKRPDRLLIEPSGLGHPAGIIDLLRDPFLAAALDVRAVLTLLDARHLQDSRYTSHETWRDQLQLADVIVLSKADLADVDQMGAAWKMAQAMFPPKLAIVEAVQGVFDAALLDLELHPEPWPTASTPNLHSNNLRKRVKPVAAVEEELVWPIKKSHSALGSHSCGWIFAPETLFFSAKLADLFDALSSPQSLGLTGLSRAKGVFHTERDWYRFDWVDGMPGATTTAYRRDSRFEVIVSGETVPDWAAIEAAILAAIM; this is encoded by the coding sequence ATGAATCGCACTCCGGTCAATTTAATCAGTGGTTTTTTAGGGGTGGGCAAGACCACCGCCATGATGAAGCTGCTGGCTGCTAAGCCACAGGATGAATATTGGGCGGTGGTGGTGAATGAGTTTGGAGAAGTGGGCATCGATGGTGCCAGCCTGTCAGTGGCGGCAGATGGTTTGCAGGTTGCTGAGGTGCCTGGCGGCTGCATCTGCTGTACCACCAGCCCCATGCTGCGTGTGACGCTGACGAAATTACTCAAAGGTAAACGCCCTGATCGCCTGCTGATCGAACCATCAGGTCTGGGCCATCCGGCGGGGATTATTGATTTACTGCGCGATCCATTTTTAGCTGCTGCCTTGGATGTCCGTGCAGTATTGACTCTACTAGATGCGCGGCACTTACAAGACAGCCGCTATACCAGCCATGAAACATGGCGTGATCAGCTGCAATTGGCCGATGTAATTGTGCTGAGCAAGGCCGATCTGGCCGATGTCGATCAAATGGGTGCAGCGTGGAAAATGGCACAAGCGATGTTTCCGCCTAAGCTTGCCATTGTAGAAGCAGTGCAGGGCGTGTTTGATGCTGCTTTACTGGATTTAGAGCTGCATCCGGAGCCCTGGCCAACCGCCAGCACGCCTAACTTGCATAGTAATAATCTGCGTAAACGCGTTAAACCAGTGGCAGCCGTGGAAGAAGAGCTAGTCTGGCCGATTAAGAAATCCCATTCCGCCTTAGGTTCGCACAGCTGTGGCTGGATTTTCGCCCCAGAAACCCTCTTTTTCAGCGCCAAACTTGCTGATTTATTTGATGCGCTATCCAGCCCGCAAAGCTTAGGTCTAACGGGCCTGTCCCGCGCCAAAGGCGTATTCCATACCGAGCGCGACTGGTATCGCTTCGATTGGGTAGACGGCATGCCGGGCGCAACCACCACGGCTTATCGACGTGACTCGCGCTTTGAAGTGATAGTGAGCGGTGAAACCGTGCCCGATTGGGCTGCGATAGAAGCGGCTATCTTGGCCGCGATAATGTGA
- the pth gene encoding aminoacyl-tRNA hydrolase, with translation MPQIKLIVGLGNPGSDYAQTRHNAGFWWVDELAKDSSASLRHDNKFHGLAAKARLHGSDVWLLEPQTFMNRSGLSVVALAQFYKILPAEILVVHDELDIPAGQIKLKQGGGNGGHNGLKDIQAHLGTPDFWRLRVGIGHPGNKAEVANFVLKPPRKEEFEGIMDVFIKAHHVLPKMLAGDMGGAMQQLHAGVQRPNKPKPE, from the coding sequence ATGCCGCAAATTAAACTGATCGTAGGGCTGGGTAATCCCGGCAGCGACTACGCGCAAACCCGTCATAATGCGGGCTTTTGGTGGGTGGATGAATTAGCCAAAGACTCGAGTGCCTCTTTGCGCCACGATAATAAATTCCATGGCTTAGCTGCAAAAGCCCGTCTGCATGGCAGCGATGTATGGCTGCTAGAGCCGCAAACTTTTATGAACCGCAGTGGCTTATCTGTGGTGGCTTTGGCGCAGTTTTATAAAATATTGCCCGCAGAAATCCTAGTGGTACACGACGAGCTGGATATCCCTGCAGGGCAGATCAAGCTGAAGCAGGGCGGCGGTAATGGCGGGCATAATGGCTTAAAAGATATTCAAGCCCATTTGGGCACGCCTGATTTCTGGCGTTTACGTGTGGGCATTGGCCATCCGGGTAATAAGGCCGAAGTGGCAAACTTTGTGCTCAAACCACCGCGTAAAGAAGAATTCGAAGGCATTATGGATGTGTTTATCAAAGCCCATCATGTACTGCCTAAAATGCTGGCGGGTGATATGGGCGGGGCGATGCAGCAATTGCATGCGGGTGTACAGCGGCCAAACAAACCTAAGCCAGAATAG
- a CDS encoding 50S ribosomal protein L25/general stress protein Ctc, with product MTFEINAVARDAQGTGASRRQRRDGRLPAIVYGGDVAPVAVSLDHNSMYYALQKEAFHTALIKLNIEGAASEQVLVRAVQYHPFKQLVLHVDLQRVNDATVVELKVPLHFINGDTCLGVKMQGGSISTVLNEVMIRCVASKLPEFVTVDLSELSALKTSVHLSDIKLADGIELVSLASGKDLGIVNLNGAKAV from the coding sequence ATGACTTTTGAAATCAATGCAGTAGCACGTGACGCGCAAGGTACGGGTGCGAGCCGCCGCCAGCGTCGTGACGGTCGTTTGCCAGCAATCGTTTACGGTGGCGATGTAGCCCCTGTAGCCGTATCTCTTGACCACAACAGCATGTATTACGCTCTGCAAAAAGAAGCGTTCCACACTGCCCTGATCAAGCTGAACATCGAAGGCGCTGCTTCCGAGCAAGTTCTGGTTCGCGCTGTTCAATATCACCCATTCAAACAACTGGTTCTGCACGTTGACTTGCAACGCGTAAATGACGCTACTGTTGTTGAATTGAAAGTGCCATTGCACTTCATCAACGGTGACACATGCCTGGGCGTTAAAATGCAAGGTGGTTCGATCAGCACTGTGCTGAATGAAGTAATGATTCGTTGCGTAGCTTCCAAGCTGCCAGAATTCGTTACTGTTGATCTGAGCGAATTGTCTGCATTGAAGACATCCGTTCACTTGTCAGACATCAAGCTTGCAGATGGTATCGAACTGGTATCGTTGGCTTCTGGTAAAGACTTGGGCATCGTAAACCTGAACGGCGCAAAAGCTGTTTAA
- a CDS encoding ribose-phosphate pyrophosphokinase, which yields MAYDSLMVFTGNANPKLADSVVNHLDISIGRATVGRFSDGEVTVELLENVRGRDVFVLQSTCVPTNDNLMEVMLMVDSLKRASAGRITAAIPYLGYSRQDRRPRSARVPISAKVVANMLTVAGVDRVLTVDVHADQIQGFFDIPVDNIYSTPVLLSDIREKRYENLMVVSPDVGGVLRARAMAKQLGVDMAIIDKRRPKAGVAEVMHIIGDVKDRTCVIIDDMIDTANTLCKAAQALKQHGAKRVLAYATHAVFSGAAVERIMQSDLDEVVVTDTIPVSQAAQDSGRVRVVSIAGLLAETMRRINNDESVSSLFVD from the coding sequence ATGGCTTACGATAGCCTCATGGTGTTTACCGGCAATGCTAACCCCAAGCTTGCTGACAGTGTAGTTAACCACCTGGACATCTCGATCGGCCGTGCTACGGTTGGTCGATTCTCTGACGGCGAAGTGACCGTTGAGCTTCTCGAGAACGTTCGCGGTCGCGATGTATTTGTTCTTCAGTCCACCTGTGTACCTACCAACGATAATCTGATGGAAGTCATGCTGATGGTTGATTCGCTGAAACGCGCATCGGCTGGCCGCATTACTGCAGCGATTCCCTATCTCGGGTATTCCCGTCAGGATCGTCGCCCACGCTCTGCACGTGTGCCTATTTCTGCCAAAGTGGTTGCAAATATGCTGACCGTGGCCGGGGTAGACCGTGTACTGACCGTGGATGTACATGCAGATCAAATTCAAGGCTTCTTCGATATCCCCGTAGATAACATCTACTCGACACCTGTATTGCTGTCGGATATCCGAGAAAAGCGCTATGAAAACCTGATGGTTGTTAGCCCAGATGTAGGCGGCGTATTACGTGCCCGCGCCATGGCTAAGCAATTGGGTGTGGATATGGCGATTATCGACAAACGCCGTCCTAAGGCTGGCGTTGCCGAAGTTATGCATATTATCGGTGATGTTAAAGACCGTACCTGTGTGATTATCGATGACATGATCGATACCGCTAATACCCTGTGCAAAGCTGCGCAAGCGCTGAAACAACACGGTGCGAAACGCGTATTGGCTTACGCAACCCACGCTGTATTCTCGGGTGCTGCCGTAGAGCGCATTATGCAATCTGACCTGGATGAAGTGGTTGTGACTGACACTATCCCGGTAAGCCAGGCTGCACAAGATAGTGGTCGTGTACGTGTGGTATCGATTGCCGGCCTTTTGGCTGAAACGATGCGCCGTATCAACAACGACGAATCTGTTTCGTCCTTGTTTGTAGATTAA
- the ispE gene encoding 4-(cytidine 5'-diphospho)-2-C-methyl-D-erythritol kinase, producing MSNSLDWQDFPAPAKLNLFLHVVGRRSDGYHLLQSVFQLIDLADTISLRVNEGGEIQHLNPLPGVPAESDLTVRAARLLQKETGCSKGVDIRVEKRLPMGGGVGGGSSDAATVMLALNRLWQLNLPRSRLMELGLSLGADVPFFIFGESAFVEGIGEIMTPVATPDVDFVVLHPQVHVSTPQIFSDPDLTRNTPPIKVPHLSSAITQNDLEYVACKNHPEIRENITWLSQYADARMTGSGSCVFASFSSPNEANRVIYDLPKNMTGYVARSLSKHPLHEFAEF from the coding sequence ATGAGTAACTCCCTCGATTGGCAGGATTTTCCTGCTCCCGCCAAGCTCAACCTTTTTTTGCATGTTGTGGGGCGGCGAAGCGATGGCTACCACCTGCTGCAATCTGTTTTTCAGCTGATTGATCTGGCCGATACCATTAGCTTGCGCGTCAATGAAGGCGGAGAAATCCAGCATCTGAATCCCTTGCCTGGCGTGCCTGCAGAAAGTGATTTAACCGTGCGTGCTGCGCGCTTGCTGCAAAAAGAAACCGGCTGCAGCAAAGGGGTGGATATCCGCGTGGAAAAGCGTCTGCCTATGGGTGGAGGGGTAGGCGGAGGCAGCTCGGATGCTGCTACCGTAATGCTGGCGCTTAATCGCTTATGGCAATTAAATTTACCGCGCAGCAGGCTGATGGAGCTGGGTTTAAGCCTTGGTGCGGATGTGCCGTTTTTTATTTTTGGCGAATCAGCATTCGTAGAAGGAATTGGCGAAATCATGACGCCTGTGGCTACGCCCGACGTTGATTTTGTGGTTTTGCATCCGCAAGTTCATGTGTCGACACCACAAATTTTTTCTGATCCTGACTTGACAAGAAATACGCCGCCGATTAAAGTTCCGCACCTCAGCAGCGCCATCACCCAAAATGATCTGGAATACGTGGCCTGTAAGAATCATCCTGAAATACGCGAAAACATTACGTGGCTCAGCCAGTATGCTGATGCAAGGATGACTGGTTCAGGTAGTTGTGTTTTTGCAAGTTTTTCTTCACCCAACGAAGCAAACCGTGTAATATACGACCTGCCTAAAAATATGACCGGATATGTTGCTAGGTCATTAAGTAAGCATCCATTACATGAATTTGCCGAGTTTTAG
- the lolB gene encoding lipoprotein insertase outer membrane protein LolB gives MRLWLILLLLLSACSSVPQAPRAGYSASGRVALKVANERHYAQFDWHQLGEESELSLSGPLGQTAAELRFSPSSASLRDANQRETKAHSADELIAETLGWPLPVSGLRWWLRGEADPELAVTSQSDIENGRLLLQSGWRIESTDYRGQPSLPHKLTLSRSDLEIKVVITEWQWNP, from the coding sequence ATGCGTTTATGGCTGATTTTGTTGCTTTTATTAAGCGCCTGCAGCTCTGTGCCTCAGGCCCCGCGAGCTGGTTATTCGGCCAGTGGCAGGGTGGCATTAAAAGTCGCAAATGAAAGGCATTATGCGCAATTTGACTGGCATCAGCTGGGTGAAGAAAGCGAGCTTTCGCTATCCGGGCCACTTGGGCAAACGGCGGCAGAGCTGCGGTTCAGCCCTAGCAGTGCCAGCTTGCGTGATGCAAATCAGCGGGAAACTAAAGCGCACTCTGCTGATGAGTTAATTGCTGAAACTTTAGGCTGGCCCTTGCCTGTATCAGGATTGCGCTGGTGGTTGCGTGGCGAGGCTGATCCGGAGCTTGCAGTCACTAGCCAGAGTGATATTGAAAATGGTCGTCTGCTCTTACAATCAGGCTGGCGTATTGAAAGCACAGATTATCGCGGGCAGCCCAGTTTGCCGCACAAATTAACACTGAGCCGCAGTGATTTAGAAATTAAAGTTGTGATTACAGAATGGCAATGGAATCCTTAA